A segment of the Patescibacteria group bacterium genome:
GCAAATGTCTTTGACGGAGTTCATCTATGGACATGTCCGATTCTCCTTGGTCAATTTCAAAATCTTTGTTATAAGAACTTCCCCAAGTCATAGCTCCGGCACCAATAAAATGTTTGGCAGTGCCAATGGGATTATAAGAACTAGAATTGTATTCTGCAATTCCTTCTAAATAAGCTCCCCCCAGTCTTGAGACCAATTCTGGGCTAGACCCAAACGACTCAAAAAATCTTCCCCACCTAGGATCCCCCAGTACATCAAGATTCGGAGAAAAATTCCAATAAACACCGCTCGCCGCTAATTCTTCTGTTGTAGCTTTGGCAACTTTTCTTACAATGTCCTCGTCACCAGTTGCACCAAGTCCAATAAAATGAGGGAAAACAGTTGCTTTCTCGATATTGGTATGGCCATGAATTGCGTCAGCTCCATAGATAACAGGTATTCCGAGTCTAGTATTTTTACTTATACGACTATAATCATTAACCATGTTAAGCCAACCCTCTGGTGTGTTTGTCTCTGGTTTTGATCCCATTCCACTAAGTAGTCCTCCCATCCCGTATAAAGCAATATCATCATTGCTTTTTAAACTGTTTCGTTCAATCAGCATCATCTGCCCAATTTTTTCCTGAATAGTCATTCTTCCCAAAAGATCCTTAACTCGCTCGTCAATTAAAAGAGCAGAATCGGTATAGACAAGATTATCTATCCTGCATCCAGAGACATTTCTATCTTGGCAAACCCTAACCAACTCAAAAGATTTATCTGAATCAAAAACAAAATAATATATATAAAAAAATATCAAAATTAAAGAAATTAACATAATGTAAAAATATTTTTTCATTTGGTATTTATTCAAATTTAAACACTTAACTTATGAATATTATAACAAATTTACTAAAAATCGGATATGTTTTTTATTTTCTAAATGAAAAAACAACACGCGGGATTTGATATTATTATAATGATTCGTAAGACATGAATTGTCTCAAAATACCTTATGCTAAACAGAGATAATTTCATTCTTCAGTTTAAGAAGATAATCAAAAAGCTCAATCTGGGCTCATAAATCTCTCCTCGAAGAGAAAAATATATTCAAAATAAAAACTCGCACTATAATTAGCTGCAAGTTTAATTCTATTCGATATTTATCTATATTTTGCTAGAAACACAGGACTAAATCCTGTCTCTCATGCCACCATGGCACAGCTAGAACCTTTTAAAACTTTACAAATACCTCTTGTTTGCTAATTAGTCTCTACTTTTTTAGTAGGTGGATATTTTTGAATAAATTCTTCTGCTGAAATATAGCCAATTAAATTTTTATATGGCATTTGGCTAGTTTCAAAAAGTTCTTTAATTCTTGATTGTTCAATTTGTCCATTCTCGCCAATTAACTGACGCCAATTATAATTACTCTCACCAATAATTTTCATCTTAATAAATCTTTGGAAAATTGGATGAGAAAGTAACCAAGATTCGGCTATTATTCCGCGTGTGTCTGGGTATTTTCCAGTTATTATCTCTGACAAGCTAATCAATGATTCTTTTATCGCCTTTGAACTTAATTTTTCTTTAGAGTCAATTTTAGTTGGCAGATGAATTTGCATTAAATTATCAAAATCAGAAAAACCTTCTTTTTCAAGGGATTTTTTAATTTGACTTTCGTCAAAGTTGTAGCTTTCCTTTAAGGATTCATAAAATACAGATCCTGCCATATTCCCATCTTGGCCACTTTCGTCTTCGGTTTGTCCTGTTATTTCTTGCCACCTCTCAGGATAGCTATCTTTTGCCTTTTCCTTTTCATAATCAAGATAATCAAATAATACACTCAATTCATCAGATCTATTTTTAAATGCTTCTGTTGTGTTGTCATCAATATTTACTTCTGGCAAACCATTGTATAGTGAATCTAATATTTTGTAATGTTTTTCCTTAACTAAGTTATATAGCTCTTCTTCACTTAAGTCTTTCTCGCTACTAACAATTTCTACCATACGCAAATCTCCAACAAAATAAACTCCTTGTTCTTCCAAAATATCTGAGAAATTTTTATTTATTGGTTTATTATTTTTACTGCATTCATCTTTGTATTTTTGATAAATTTTATCGTAAAATAAAACCTGCAGTTGAACCAGTTGTTTTTCTAAATCTTCTTTGTGCTGCTCATGATTATTACCAATAATCTCTGGTGTATATAATTCTTTCATAATTTTATATTAAATAGCTTAGCATTATTCCCCATTTCTACCTTCTTCTTCCACCAGATCGTCTCCCTGCACTCTTCCCCTTCTTTTCATCAGGGACCGTTAGAACTATTGCTCGAAGTTCTTCTTCGGTTTTATTTATTTTTATAGACTTGTTTATTAATCTTTCAATTGCCCTCAAAGTCCTTATCTGGCTAGGCATAACAAAGGAAATAGCTTTCCCACTTTTTCCTGCTCGAGCAGTTCGTCCAATTCGATGAACGTAGTCATCTGTTTTTTCAGGCAAATCATAATTTACAACTAGTTCAATCTCTTTTACATCTATGCCTCTCGCTGCTATATCTGTAGCAATTAATATTCTATATTTTCCAAGTTTGAATCCTTCCAACGCTTCACTCCGTTGACCAAGTGAGCGATCAGAATGTATTTCGGCTGCAGAAAATTTATATCTCTTTAATTCTTTGGTTAGGGATATTACGTCGTGTCTAGTACTCATAAAAATTAAAACTGCTCCCCTGGTTTTTCCTAATATATCTATCAAATAATCAATTTTATAAGCTTTTTCTACTACAATAATTTCTTGTTCAACGTTTTCAGCCGAAGTACCAGAAGGTGCCACTTCAATTCTTGTAGGCATTTTCATATACTCTGAAGCAATCCTCACAATCTGACTAGGCATAGTGGCTGAAAAAAGCATGGTCTGTCTTTGCTTTGATACCAATCTAAGAATAGTCTTTATCTGAGGCAAAAAGCCCATGTCAAGCATCATGTCAGCTTCGTCAAGAACCAAAACTCGTACTTTCTTTAAATCAACCGTTTTTCTTTGAGCATGATCAGTTAACCTGCCCAGAGTAGCAATGATTATGTGTGGTTTGCGCTTCAAGGATTTCAACTGCTTGTCCATTGGATCGCCACCAATTAAAACTGTTGTTCTTAGACCAATTTTTTTTCCAATAACCTTCAGGCTTTCATCAACTTGCGTGGCTAATTCACGAGTCGGTAAAAGAACCAAGCCCATACCTTTGTGGGCAGCCAAAAGCTGAAGCATGGGAATACCAAAGGCCAAAGTTTTACCTGTGCCAGTTTGAGCAATTCCTACCATGTCTTTTCTTTCCAGAGCTACAGGAATTGCCTGCGATTGAATTGGAGTTGGAGTTAAATATCCTAGACTCGTTAGAATTTCTAAAAGTTTTGGTGCGATACCAAGACCATCGAAGCTTATAGCCTCTTTTTGTTTTATATTATTCATATTTTTAGTGACCCGATTCCTTTAGATAGTCACTAAAACAAATAGCTTTTCCAATGACAGTGTAAGTTCGAGTCCGCGCCCAGTTATATAGGGCTATTACTTATCTTAAGTACGATAGTTAAATACTTAAAAATAATAACACTTAACACTGGTTTTGTCAGCCTTTTGGTTTTAAAAAAATTTCTTCGCGGTATTTTTGCTAATATTCTAAATACTAAGTAATTATGTTTCAATTTTTCTGAAATAAATTTTTAAACATGTAATTTTCATAAACTTGTTTATTTTATTGCAATCAATTGACTTTATGCACAATATATAATAGAGTTCCGATAAACTAATCATTGAACTTTAAAAACTTATATAGGAGTATACAATGAATATTTGGATAGACGACTATGAACCAATCTGGAGTCAGCTAAATTTTGATCCCGAGAAAGCATCCAAGGAGAAAGCAAGGGCTTGGAAATCAGGATCCAAAAAAGTTATTGAACTAGCAAAAACTCAAAATGTTGGAATTGTCGCTGATACTTCCTCAGGAAAAACACTAATTTCTTTTTTGGTCACTCTTGCTACTAATGCTAGAGTATTATTCCTAACTCCTCGAGTAATTCTACCAACTCAACACCAAAAAGTATTGTCTAGCATCGCTGGTGGAAAATGTCTAAGTCGAGTGATTACTGGTGAAACAAAAAGAAAGGACAGGGTGTGGGACAACAAAGAAGAGAAATTTGTTTTTGCCACTCCTCAAACTGCATTAATAGAAATTAATAATAACTTACTA
Coding sequences within it:
- a CDS encoding DEAD/DEAH box helicase, coding for MNNIKQKEAISFDGLGIAPKLLEILTSLGYLTPTPIQSQAIPVALERKDMVGIAQTGTGKTLAFGIPMLQLLAAHKGMGLVLLPTRELATQVDESLKVIGKKIGLRTTVLIGGDPMDKQLKSLKRKPHIIIATLGRLTDHAQRKTVDLKKVRVLVLDEADMMLDMGFLPQIKTILRLVSKQRQTMLFSATMPSQIVRIASEYMKMPTRIEVAPSGTSAENVEQEIIVVEKAYKIDYLIDILGKTRGAVLIFMSTRHDVISLTKELKRYKFSAAEIHSDRSLGQRSEALEGFKLGKYRILIATDIAARGIDVKEIELVVNYDLPEKTDDYVHRIGRTARAGKSGKAISFVMPSQIRTLRAIERLINKSIKINKTEEELRAIVLTVPDEKKGKSAGRRSGGRRR